The uncultured Cohaesibacter sp. genomic sequence AGGTTGCCCAGAACGGTCGGGAATTCCCCGGAATTCAGCGCTTCATTGACAGCGTCATAGTCGGTGGAACCGGCAGCCTTGACTGCGTCGACATAGGCCTGGATCGCGGCATAGGTGTAGAGCACATAGCCCTCGGTGGTCAGGCCCTTTTTCTTGAATTCTTCAACGACCGGAGCTGCTTCCGGGTTCAGAGCCGGATCCGGAGAGAAGGTCATCAGGGTGCCTTCACCAGCATCGCCGGTGATGGACCAGTATTCGTCGGTCACCAGAGCGTCACCGGAAATCAGCACAGTGTCCATGCCCTGGTTGCGCATCTGGCGCACGATCAGGCCTGCTTCCGTGTGATAGCCACCAACATACAATGCATCGATCTTGGCCTGTTTCAGCTTGGAGACCAGCGCGGTGTAGTCTTTTTCACCAGCAGTGTAGGCTTCGTACATGACAACTTTGCCGCCGAGGGCTTCAAACGCTGCTTTGGTCTGGTCAGCCAGGCCTTTACCATAGGCGGTTTTGTCCTGGATGATGGCAACATTCTTGTCTCTGAATTCATCCCAGAGCAGTTTGCCGGCCACTTCACCCTGCTGGTCATCACGACCGCAAACACGGTAGGTGCCGCCATCCGGATTCGGGCGTTCGTCGGTGAATTTGGGGTTGGTGGAAGCCGGAGAAATCTGCACGATGCCTTCTTCAGCATAAACGGAAGATGCCGGAATAGAAGAGCCTGAGCAGAAGTGGCCAGCCATGAAGGTTACGCCTTTACCAACCATCTGGTTGGCAACCGCAACAGCCTGTTTCGGGT encodes the following:
- a CDS encoding branched-chain amino acid ABC transporter substrate-binding protein, which codes for MKKLLLAGVALAGSIAMTSGAFAEIIIATAGPMTGQYASFGQQMRIGAEQAVEDINAAGGVNGEMLKLEIGDDACDPKQAVAVANQMVGKGVTFMAGHFCSGSSIPASSVYAEEGIVQISPASTNPKFTDERPNPDGGTYRVCGRDDQQGEVAGKLLWDEFRDKNVAIIQDKTAYGKGLADQTKAAFEALGGKVVMYEAYTAGEKDYTALVSKLKQAKIDALYVGGYHTEAGLIVRQMRNQGMDTVLISGDALVTDEYWSITGDAGEGTLMTFSPDPALNPEAAPVVEEFKKKGLTTEGYVLYTYAAIQAYVDAVKAAGSTDYDAVNEALNSGEFPTVLGNLSFDDKGDVTLPGYVWYKWSEGKYSYK